From Methanosarcina lacustris Z-7289, one genomic window encodes:
- a CDS encoding 50S ribosomal protein L23 — translation MSSINYPFVTEKAMMLLDENKLQFIVDTRSNKKQIVEDVEKMYGFKVTSVRTMTTMKGTKKAILAFEEPESAHEIATRIGLM, via the coding sequence ATGAGTTCCATCAATTATCCTTTTGTTACTGAAAAAGCGATGATGCTGCTTGATGAAAACAAGCTTCAGTTTATCGTTGATACCAGATCAAACAAAAAGCAGATCGTAGAAGATGTTGAGAAGATGTACGGATTCAAAGTAACATCCGTGCGGACCATGACCACAATGAAGGGTACAAAGAAAGCAATCCTTGCATTTGAAGAGCCAGAATCGGCACATGAGATTGCAACCCGAATAGGACTTATGTGA
- the rpl4p gene encoding 50S ribosomal protein L4, producing the protein MATAKTIDLTGKVIGEIELPSVFDADYRPDLIKKAVLAAQANRLQPYGPRLYAGMETSARGWGSGRGVSQIPRLVNSSRAARVPHAKGGRRAHPPKPEADRSEKVNTKERRYAIRSAIAATTDPTLVSLRGHIFEAELPIVAENALENLERTKQVIEFLEAAGLYEDVLRAKYGRHIRAGRGKLRGRKYKHKKSVLIVAGENSPIQKAAKNLSGVDVVTVDSLNTELLAPGTHAGRLTVWTESAIGKLEGAFQ; encoded by the coding sequence ATGGCTACAGCAAAAACCATAGACCTTACAGGAAAGGTAATCGGGGAAATCGAACTTCCATCAGTGTTTGATGCAGACTACCGTCCTGACCTGATTAAAAAGGCAGTACTCGCAGCACAGGCAAACAGGCTTCAGCCCTATGGTCCCCGCCTCTACGCAGGCATGGAGACCTCTGCAAGAGGTTGGGGCTCCGGAAGGGGTGTATCTCAGATTCCCAGACTCGTAAACAGCAGCAGAGCTGCAAGAGTCCCGCACGCAAAGGGCGGAAGAAGAGCTCACCCACCAAAACCGGAAGCTGACAGGAGCGAGAAGGTTAACACAAAAGAGCGCCGCTATGCAATCCGCTCTGCAATCGCAGCAACCACAGACCCGACCCTTGTAAGCCTGAGGGGTCACATCTTTGAAGCTGAACTTCCGATTGTTGCGGAAAATGCTCTTGAAAACCTCGAAAGGACAAAGCAGGTAATAGAATTCCTTGAAGCTGCTGGCCTGTATGAGGATGTCCTCAGGGCAAAATACGGAAGGCATATCAGAGCCGGCCGTGGAAAGCTCAGAGGCAGGAAATACAAGCATAAAAAGAGTGTCCTGATTGTCGCAGGAGAAAACTCTCCTATCCAGAAAGCAGCAAAAAACCTTTCCGGAGTAGACGTCGTAACGGTTGACTCACTGAATACCGAACTGCTCGCACCAGGTACACACGCAGGTCGCCTTACTGTCTGGACAGAATCTGCAATTGGAAAACTGGAGGGCGCATTCCAATGA
- the rpl3p gene encoding 50S ribosomal protein L3 has translation MADIHRPKRGSLAFSPRKRAKSHIPRFRAWPEATGEPKLQSFAGYKVGMTHVIMVDDIKNSITQGMEISVPVTIIETPAIRVAAIRAYAEDSTGEKAIAEVWTTDLDPELKRRIPIPATENQAETLETIGKLIEEGRVSEIKAVTYTLPKSLTGVPKKVPDIMETGINARDLSTKFEYAKSILGTLIGFTDVFKNGTLVDTAAITIGKGTQGPVKRWGIQLQKGKHSRQGSLRQVGTLGPFHPARVSWRVPQMGQTGYHQRTEFNKRILKIGADGTDITPEGGFINYGLVRGDYVLIKGSVPGPSKRLIRLRDPIRAKKADLGEPNILYISRESKQG, from the coding sequence ATGGCAGACATACACCGACCAAAACGAGGTTCCCTTGCATTCAGTCCGCGCAAGAGGGCTAAGAGCCACATTCCACGGTTCAGAGCCTGGCCGGAAGCTACGGGTGAACCAAAGCTGCAGAGTTTTGCAGGTTATAAGGTGGGTATGACCCACGTGATTATGGTTGATGATATAAAGAATAGCATTACCCAGGGTATGGAAATCTCTGTGCCCGTGACTATAATCGAAACTCCTGCAATCAGAGTCGCAGCTATCCGGGCTTACGCAGAAGACAGCACCGGAGAAAAGGCAATTGCCGAGGTATGGACAACAGACCTCGATCCTGAACTCAAACGCAGGATCCCCATTCCGGCAACAGAGAACCAGGCTGAAACCCTTGAAACAATCGGAAAACTGATCGAAGAAGGCAGAGTAAGCGAAATAAAGGCAGTCACCTACACCTTACCAAAGAGCCTTACCGGTGTCCCCAAAAAGGTTCCGGATATCATGGAAACCGGGATCAATGCAAGAGACCTCAGCACCAAATTCGAATACGCAAAGTCAATCCTCGGCACTCTTATCGGCTTTACCGACGTTTTCAAGAACGGTACACTTGTTGATACCGCCGCAATTACTATCGGTAAAGGTACACAGGGCCCTGTAAAGCGCTGGGGCATCCAGCTGCAGAAGGGCAAGCACTCCCGGCAGGGAAGCCTCAGGCAGGTCGGTACCCTTGGTCCCTTCCACCCGGCTCGCGTTTCCTGGAGAGTTCCCCAGATGGGTCAGACTGGATACCACCAGAGGACTGAGTTTAACAAGCGTATCCTCAAGATCGGAGCCGACGGAACAGATATCACTCCGGAGGGCGGGTTCATTAACTACGGCCTTGTCCGCGGAGACTATGTGCTGATTAAAGGCAGTGTTCCAGGACCTTCCAAGAGGCTTATAAGGCTCAGAGACCCGATCAGGGCAAAAAAAGCCGACCTTGGCGAACCCAACATCCTGTACATAAGCAGGGAATCAAAGCAGGGGTAA